The following proteins are co-located in the Telopea speciosissima isolate NSW1024214 ecotype Mountain lineage chromosome 9, Tspe_v1, whole genome shotgun sequence genome:
- the LOC122639120 gene encoding uncharacterized protein LOC122639120, which translates to MKKFMISLYSHDNTSYYRITKLNKNKELHLSVPQGYLPIYGGEEECKRYVIPLKLLPNPKFQELLKQSYGEELEPQIEGAIKLSCTTQRFEKSSLFLFFSSSSFSSIEESSGQSVMEKLMSLYSHDNTSYQRITNQKKDKELCVSVPKGCLPIYVGKESKRYFIPLKLLADPEFQELLKQSYGEELEPEIEGAIKLSCTIQRFEQVLKQLKRK; encoded by the exons ATGAAGAAGTTCATGATCAGTCTCTACAGCCATGACAATACCTCTTACTATCGCATCACAAAGCTGAACAAGAACAAAGAGCTTCATCTGTCTGTCCCTCAAGGGTATCTTCCTATatatggaggagaagaagaatgcaaGAGATATGTCATTCCATTGAAGCTTTTGCCCAACCCAAAGTTCCAAGAATTGTTGAAGCAGTCTTATGGTGAGGAGTTGGAGCCTCAAATTGAAGGTGCCATTAAGCTATCCTGCACAACTCAGAGATTTGAAAAG AGCTCACtcttcctattcttctcatcttcatctttctcttctatAGAAGAAAGCTCTGGTCAGTCAGTCATGGAGAAGCTCATGAGTCTCTACAGCCATGACAATACCTCTTACCAACGCATCACAAATCAGAAAAAGGATAAAGAGCTTTGTGTTTCTGTCCCTAAAGGGTGTCTTCCTATATATGTGGGAAAAGAATCCAAGAGATATTTCATTCCATTGAAGCTTTTGGCTGATCCAGAGTTTCAAGAATTGTTGAAGCAATCTTATGGTGAGGAGTTGGAGCCTGAGATTGAAGGTGCCATTAAGCTTTCCTGCACAATACAGAGATTTGAGCAGGTTCTCAAGCAATTGAAGAGAAAATGA